The Tenrec ecaudatus isolate mTenEca1 chromosome 13, mTenEca1.hap1, whole genome shotgun sequence genome segment GTGTGCACTGTGGCCGGCCATTCCCGAGGGCTGGCAAGATGGCCTGCAGCCTTCCCCCCAGACTTCCCCTGGGGTGGGCCCACTTGCACCACTCCCCGAGAGGCCAGTGGCCATCAGCCTCTTGAGTCCACTGGGCAGTGCCAGGGCTGTGGGGGCATAGAGAGCTGGGTCATTCACTAAGGTGAGAGCAGCCTGGGGCCTAGCCTTGGTATGCAGAGAGGCCACTGGGCACGGAGTCACTGGCCAAGTCTGGGACCCCAGGGAGGCGAGGCGAGTGTGACTTGGGTAGGGAGGGaccctgggggcggggaggagcctGCAGACTTCACTCCTGGGCTTGGCTTGCTCCTGAACCCGCAGATGAAGGGACATGGCCCCCTACATGCAGCCAGTGCAgggaacacacatacacacagagacatgcacgtgcacacaacacacacccaCAAGCATGGCAGCCTTAAGCCAGTACTGACCCTGACCGCAGGGCCTACCCCATTTGGCAGCACTGCCCGCCCCCGTGTCCTGGAGCTCAGCTGCTGAGGCCCAGGAAGCAAGAACTCTCAGACCTGTGCAGGGCTCCCCACCACGGGTGGGCCTGCAGCAGGGGCTCCTTTTGGGTGGAGAGCTGTGAGGAAGATTACcggcccctcaccccaccctgccGGGCCCTGCCCTCTGCGTGGGGGGAGGCGGGCTGGGCTGGaagtcgggggtgggggcagtgggcaCAGGCCCATAGGGACACTGAGGTCAGAAACCACATGGCCAGGGTCACTGCCACCCTTAATGACCATGGAGTTGGGCCAACACTGAAGTGGAATGTGGTCCTGCTTAGGACACTCAGGGGACAAGAGTAGGGGCCTGTGGGGACCAGCACCTCTCCTGTACTGCTGGCAGTCCGCCTGGCCAGGGGCACTGCTGTATCCACCATCTTATACACAGGCCCACAAAGCAGAGGTGGACACCCTCACCCTCAACAGCCAGAGGCTTCCCAAGACCACCCTTCCCCACCTGGGACCCTCTCCTTGCATTATGGGCCATTGATGGATTGTGCCCTCTGATCTCTTGCACCTCCATGGTGAAAGGCAGCGCCTGCCACCTTCCCATGCCCTCTTCCCCAATCCAgtgcctccttccaccctccattaGCACAGTGGCGTACAGGAGAGGCCAGACTGAGCCCTTCTGTCCCTGAGGTCTGGCTGCAGCTGCAGTTTCCACTGGTTTATTTAGAAAATCCTCTCATACAAATGTTCCCGATCCTAAACAACCGGACATTGGACGCTGATCTCAGGGCGCCCTCCTCTGGTCCTCAGAGCCTCGGGCACACATGAGGGTCAGGCCCCAAGGCTCGGGGCTCTGGGCTGTCCGTCTCtctcccaggccctgggcagcTTCCCACTGGGCAGAGCGAGGTGGGGGTACCAAGGAGGGCCACGGGAGGCTGGTCACCAGAGCAGACactcaggcctttcttcaagtCTGCATGACGGCGGTGAAGGAGGCCTGCGGGGGAGGCAAGGAGGCCGCCGTGAATGGAGAGGCAGATGGCAGACAGGGTGGCTGGTCACACCCCCATACCCCGGGGTTGGGCAGACCAACCTACCTCTTGAAGGAGCTGCCCCAGGTTCTCCCGACTCTGCAAGGACCGCCTGTGGAAGTGAGCAGCCATCAGCTTCGAGCCCCTCCTGGCTGAGGGGCCCCGCACCCACCTGCACAGTCACCTACCTGTCGATCCTGGTTGCTATGGTGACAGTGAAGGCCGCCTCCTTGTCTGGCAGGTAGGTGGAGGGGACCAGTGTGTAGGTGCCCGCGGGCAGGCGGCAGAGCTGGCTCACCTCCAGAGCATGGCGGTGGGGCACGCAGCTAGATACTGGCTCCTGGTGCAGAGGGGAGGGTGCGCCCAGGTCCCCATAGCCCTCTGGAACCTGGCCGGGACAGACTGCGGTGGGGAGGCAGCTTAGGGTGGACAGGAGACCATGGCCCACCTTCCCTGTCTCTGTCCCCATCCGGGGCTCTGGAGATCAGTCCAGTAGGCGGATCATTGGCCTGGGCTCATGGAGCTACGAGACTGGCAGGACTCTGAAATGCCACCCCTGGCACAGCCTATCAGGGTTGGTCCAACAGTGCCCTCAGCAGAGACTCTGGCCTGGCTGGGCACCAAGATGACCAGGCCCCACCTGAGACTAGCAGATCCGCCCTGCCCTTGGAGAGCAGGGTGGTGGTCCTTGCAGACCCAAGGCTCCCGGCAACTTCCTGGCATGTGTAGGATGGCAGATGGTAGTGGGTGGGTGCCAACAGGGCAGGCATCAGGTGGGCAGTTCCCCAGGGTCAACCCACAAGTGAGGAGGTGAGGAGCAAAGCCCTGCCCACATGGCTGGTGGAGGCGTGGCACTGCAGCACAGGAGTGATTCTGGTCTCAGCCACCAGGACCTGCCACCCCCCCAGAGGCTACAGGACTGACCTAGTCCCCAAGTGGGCATCAAAGGGGTTTCAGTATGCATCTGGTTGGGGTCTGACTGtggccgccccccccccgcccccgagtgGGCCCCTGCAGACCCCTTGCCAGGGCAGCGGCCTGGGGTCTTGCCTGGTAGATGTGGAAGCCGATGGCATGGCAGGCACTGTCCAGGCAGTGCTGGCGCAGTGTGATGCGGATGCAGCAGGGGGTGTCCCTGCCGCCGGGCACAGAGAAGGACAAGCGGGGGTTGCTGCTGTAGGAGGGGGAGTTCCTGCTGCCTCCCGCTGTCTGTCCGGCCTGCCAGCGGCCCTGCAGCTGCACGGTCTCCCACTCCCCCGCAGGGAAGGCGCCCCTGGGGGTCTGGCTCctgggcactgacttgatggcactacgGAAGGAGGGTGAGAATGGCTGGGCTGAGGGCAGTGTGGCCAGCATGCTCCAGAATGGGCATGAGCAGGGGTAGGCTGCCCACCGGGGACACGGGGCGCCCACCTCAGGGCCACCTTCCCAGAGGAGAAGGCACGCAGCAGAAACTGGCCAGGTGCTTCCCTGAGGAAGGTGCTGGGCACGGCCAGGTAGTACCCGGGTGAGAGCTCACAGTGGACGAGGACCTCCCGGTCGTACGCATGGCAGGCAGTGCCTGCAGTGGGGGGTGTCGACAGGACCCGGGGAAGGCTGACCTGCCGCTTGTCCACCTGGGGGCCAGAGAGGGCTGCGATCTGAGGGTGCacgcacaagcacacacacaccacacatacacatatacacacatgcacatgcgtgcacacacacacggccaGTGTCCCTGCAGGACCTCTATAATGTAAGCAACACGTGAAGCCACAAGACTAGTGCCCACTCTGCCCTCTGGTGGCCAGCATGgtagggccacacccagctacccAGCCCCAGCACTGTCCCCAGGAGATACCTTCCAAACATGGAGGCCCAGGGCCTGCAGGTTCTTGCCCGGGAGGCTGGCTGGGCCCCGTGCAGCTCGGCTGTCCCCCAGGCGTCCCCGGGGCCTCTGGAGGACAGCCAGGCACACCTCACTGGGCTCCCAGACACGCAGCCAGAACTTGGGGTTGCTGGGAAAGCTGCTGTGGTTCCGGCATCCTCCGGCTGACTCCCCTCTGACCCAGGCCCCGAACAGTGACTGGGTGTGGCACAGTGTCCGGCCTGGAGTGGACAGGGCGCCAATGGGTGAGTGCAGTGACTAATGCACGGATGGACGGACAGACGCCCAAGGGGGGGAGGCAGGACTGAGTGTCACCTGAGTGGAGGCTCTGCAGGTAGCCG includes the following:
- the CAPN10 gene encoding calpain-10 isoform X3 gives rise to the protein MVDDRLPCLAGRLCFSRCQSEDVFWLPLLEKAYAKVHGCYELLWAGQVADALVDLTGGLAERWSLKDLTRTSAPLDGTGGRGHRTLRQLLPLKDRCLLSCSVLSPRAGAQELGQFHAFIVSELRELRTRAHGNVLLLRVHNPWGRRCWQGPWREGGAGWRRVQAAEAAELLAQLQDGEFWVDEEEFVREFDELTVGFPISEDGYLQSLHSGRTLCHTQSLFGAWVRGESAGGCRNHSSFPSNPKFWLRVWEPSEVCLAVLQRPRGRLGDSRAARGPASLPGKNLQALGLHVWKVDKRQVSLPRVLSTPPTAGTACHAYDREVLVHCELSPGYYLAVPSTFLREAPGQFLLRAFSSGKVALSAIKSVPRSQTPRGAFPAGEWETVQLQGRWQAGQTAGGSRNSPSYSSNPRLSFSVPGGRDTPCCIRITLRQHCLDSACHAIGFHIYQVPEGYGDLGAPSPLHQEPVSSCVPHRHALEVSQLCRLPAGTYTLVPSTYLPDKEAAFTVTIATRIDRRSLQSRENLGQLLQEASFTAVMQT
- the CAPN10 gene encoding calpain-10 isoform X1, producing the protein MGTRGVDNANGSAEPPAPELFRDAAFPASDASLFFNLSTPLAQFREDFTWRRPQELCAAPRLFPESPQEGQVKQGLLGDCWFLCACAALQKSWRLLEQVIPLGQPSWLEPAYRGCFTCRVWQYGHWVDVMVDDRLPCLAGRLCFSRCQSEDVFWLPLLEKAYAKVHGCYELLWAGQVADALVDLTGGLAERWSLKDLTRTSAPLDGTGGRGHRTLRQLLPLKDRCLLSCSVLSPRAGAQELGQFHAFIVSELRELRTRAHGNVLLLRVHNPWGRRCWQGPWREGGAGWRRVQAAEAAELLAQLQDGEFWVDEEEFVREFDELTVGFPISEDGYLQSLHSGRTLCHTQSLFGAWVRGESAGGCRNHSSFPSNPKFWLRVWEPSEVCLAVLQRPRGRLGDSRAARGPASLPGKNLQALGLHVWKVDKRQVSLPRVLSTPPTAGTACHAYDREVLVHCELSPGYYLAVPSTFLREAPGQFLLRAFSSGKVALSAIKSVPRSQTPRGAFPAGEWETVQLQGRWQAGQTAGGSRNSPSYSSNPRLSFSVPGGRDTPCCIRITLRQHCLDSACHAIGFHIYQVPEGYGDLGAPSPLHQEPVSSCVPHRHALEVSQLCRLPAGTYTLVPSTYLPDKEAAFTVTIATRIDRRSLQSRENLGQLLQEASFTAVMQT
- the CAPN10 gene encoding calpain-10 isoform X2; this translates as MAAAAGALCGTPALSREPPGGTGEAGSAGGLLVPVRLCGPAEELAPPGAGAASPRAVPGPPAVPPCRGGSSPWDSRAGWSLHTGAASPAACGSMDTGWTSWWMTACRASLGDSASPAARAKTCSGSPCWRRPTPRAQELGQFHAFIVSELRELRTRAHGNVLLLRVHNPWGRRCWQGPWREGGAGWRRVQAAEAAELLAQLQDGEFWVDEEEFVREFDELTVGFPISEDGYLQSLHSGRTLCHTQSLFGAWVRGESAGGCRNHSSFPSNPKFWLRVWEPSEVCLAVLQRPRGRLGDSRAARGPASLPGKNLQALGLHVWKVDKRQVSLPRVLSTPPTAGTACHAYDREVLVHCELSPGYYLAVPSTFLREAPGQFLLRAFSSGKVALSAIKSVPRSQTPRGAFPAGEWETVQLQGRWQAGQTAGGSRNSPSYSSNPRLSFSVPGGRDTPCCIRITLRQHCLDSACHAIGFHIYQVPEGYGDLGAPSPLHQEPVSSCVPHRHALEVSQLCRLPAGTYTLVPSTYLPDKEAAFTVTIATRIDRRSLQSRENLGQLLQEASFTAVMQT